A single genomic interval of uncultured Desulfobacter sp. harbors:
- a CDS encoding polyphosphate polymerase domain-containing protein, with translation MRKSSQQEMPSLLERHELKYLIPFSLVDEISDFLSIYCSKDKYSENSGDELYDVYSLYFDSPDYLFLRKRLEGAENRFNMRIRTYNIDYGMPCFLEIKQKRNRIVRKYRAVVHDPQWPTAIESSLHALEGFQSEKDALNADLFIRLLCSYQAAPKVLTHYRRKAFISDVDDYARVTFDINLRCQSEEQFNLIPDEAQMSAYDNETVFDPDCCVILELKCYSTQVPLWMLDLIRYFDLKQGGFSKYAASIHQVFGNFQYDLGDRMPGSISASVGGV, from the coding sequence ATGAGAAAGTCCAGTCAACAGGAGATGCCGTCCCTTCTTGAACGCCATGAACTGAAGTACCTGATTCCTTTTTCCCTGGTGGATGAGATCTCTGATTTTCTCTCCATTTACTGTTCAAAGGACAAATATTCCGAAAATTCGGGGGATGAACTCTACGATGTCTACAGCCTTTACTTCGACTCTCCCGACTATCTGTTTTTGAGAAAACGCCTGGAAGGTGCCGAGAATCGTTTCAATATGCGCATTCGTACATATAATATTGATTACGGAATGCCCTGCTTTCTTGAAATCAAACAGAAAAGAAACCGCATTGTCCGAAAATACCGGGCAGTGGTTCATGATCCGCAGTGGCCAACGGCTATAGAGTCTTCGCTGCACGCATTGGAGGGATTTCAGAGTGAAAAAGATGCGTTAAATGCTGATCTTTTTATCCGTCTGCTCTGTTCTTACCAGGCAGCGCCAAAGGTGCTAACCCATTATCGACGAAAAGCGTTTATCTCAGATGTGGATGATTATGCACGGGTAACCTTTGATATAAACTTAAGGTGTCAGTCGGAAGAGCAGTTCAATCTCATCCCGGATGAAGCCCAAATGAGTGCCTATGATAATGAAACGGTTTTTGATCCTGACTGTTGTGTCATTCTGGAACTGAAGTGCTATTCAACCCAGGTACCTTTGTGGATGCTGGATCTCATCCGGTATTTTGATCTGAAGCAGGGGGGGTTTTCCAAATATGCCGCAAGCATCCATCAGGTTTTCGGCAACTTTCAGTATGACTTGGGAGACCGAATGCCTGGTTCGATCTCTGCAAGTGTGGGTGGGGTGTGA
- a CDS encoding CotH kinase family protein, which produces MKILRKKASCLAKLIFPSCFMVLIFACFNAQAAEFYDIDTVNTIYITFKESNWDQLLDDLYAAGDEERLEGTAVINGITYENVGVRYKGNSSYRPEQIKNPLNIKLDYINDDQTLDGYGTLKLANVYNDPSFIREVLSYEIARKYMPASQANFIDVHINGTHLGLYTSVQDVDKFFLENHFGSKDNPFFKGDAEDIFASASIWGYLGANEADYYEYYEIKSDDGWDELINFFNVFNNSTSQVEDVLDVDSLLWMLAFDILTVNLDSPVNVAHNFYLYQDGTGRFNPIIWDLNENFGAFSMLINGPPLNVSDMQRLDPFLNENNLSYPILNKILTNDTYKKMYVAHMKTIIEENFEDDWYRTRAFEIQDIIDTYVQNDEYKFYTYDGFLNNVEDSSGFRPNEIVGIAQLMSSRVDYIQSQYEFQASAPVISEITPPTDASSNSTIWFTAQVNGADLVQLGYRQSGGFVKVTMLDDGNHQDGAENDGVYGVSVSIGSGDLDYYIYAENSSAAAFSPVRAEYEFYTVSVADTPGSIVINEFMADNETSVTDQDDEYDDWIELYNNTDTDISLQGWYLTDDAAEPDMWVFPDVSIPANGYLIVWADNDEEQDGLHANFKLSASGETILLSSPDMTVMDEIIFEEQTPDLSMARFPNGTGEFTQMPPTFLAENKVISGDFNDDGIVDRSDLKILKQFLRQSSDNCEECDLDNDGRITVRDAIKLISMCTCPKCHCH; this is translated from the coding sequence ATGAAAATCCTAAGAAAAAAAGCATCCTGCTTAGCTAAATTGATTTTTCCGTCATGTTTTATGGTTTTGATCTTTGCCTGCTTTAATGCACAGGCAGCTGAATTTTATGACATTGATACGGTCAACACCATTTACATCACCTTTAAAGAATCCAACTGGGACCAACTGCTTGATGACCTGTATGCAGCAGGAGATGAGGAACGGTTAGAGGGAACGGCTGTCATCAACGGCATCACGTATGAAAACGTTGGTGTCCGGTATAAGGGGAACAGCAGTTACCGCCCCGAACAGATCAAAAATCCGTTGAATATCAAACTTGATTATATCAATGACGACCAGACGCTCGACGGATACGGGACCCTTAAGCTTGCAAACGTTTATAATGATCCAAGCTTTATCCGGGAAGTGCTCAGTTATGAAATCGCCAGGAAATACATGCCGGCATCCCAGGCCAATTTTATCGATGTTCATATAAACGGCACCCACCTGGGACTCTATACCAGCGTTCAGGATGTTGATAAATTTTTTCTTGAAAATCATTTCGGAAGTAAAGACAATCCTTTTTTTAAAGGAGATGCTGAGGATATATTCGCTTCAGCCAGTATCTGGGGGTATCTGGGCGCAAACGAAGCCGATTATTATGAGTATTACGAAATAAAGTCAGATGACGGCTGGGATGAGCTGATCAATTTCTTTAATGTTTTTAACAATTCCACATCCCAGGTTGAGGATGTGCTGGATGTGGATAGCCTTTTGTGGATGCTGGCGTTTGATATTCTGACAGTTAATCTGGATTCGCCGGTCAACGTCGCCCATAACTTTTATCTGTACCAGGATGGGACAGGCCGGTTTAATCCGATTATATGGGATTTGAATGAAAATTTTGGGGCCTTCAGTATGCTGATCAACGGACCGCCTTTAAATGTCAGCGACATGCAGCGGCTGGACCCCTTTCTGAATGAAAATAATCTGTCTTATCCCATTTTGAATAAAATCCTGACCAACGACACCTATAAAAAAATGTACGTCGCCCATATGAAAACCATCATAGAGGAAAACTTTGAGGATGACTGGTACAGAACCCGGGCATTTGAAATTCAAGACATCATCGATACCTATGTACAGAATGACGAATACAAATTTTATACATATGACGGTTTTTTGAACAATGTTGAAGATTCATCCGGTTTCAGACCCAATGAAATCGTGGGGATCGCCCAGCTAATGTCATCAAGAGTCGATTATATTCAGTCACAGTACGAATTCCAAGCTTCTGCCCCGGTTATCTCGGAGATTACCCCGCCGACTGATGCATCCTCAAATTCCACCATTTGGTTTACAGCCCAGGTAAATGGTGCAGATCTGGTCCAGCTGGGATACCGCCAAAGCGGCGGTTTTGTGAAAGTGACCATGCTTGATGACGGCAACCATCAGGACGGGGCTGAAAACGATGGTGTCTACGGCGTTTCAGTATCTATCGGGTCAGGGGACCTTGACTATTATATCTATGCGGAAAACAGCAGTGCCGCTGCATTCTCTCCGGTGCGTGCGGAATATGAATTTTATACGGTATCTGTGGCCGATACGCCGGGAAGTATAGTGATCAACGAATTCATGGCTGATAACGAAACCAGTGTCACGGATCAGGATGATGAATATGACGACTGGATTGAACTGTACAACAACACGGATACTGATATCTCCCTGCAAGGCTGGTATCTCACCGATGACGCTGCCGAGCCCGACATGTGGGTTTTTCCTGACGTCTCCATACCCGCCAACGGATATCTGATCGTCTGGGCGGACAACGATGAAGAACAGGATGGATTGCATGCAAATTTTAAGCTTTCCGCATCCGGCGAAACCATTCTATTGTCATCCCCTGACATGACCGTCATGGATGAAATTATTTTTGAGGAACAAACGCCGGATCTGAGTATGGCCCGTTTCCCCAATGGCACCGGTGAGTTTACCCAGATGCCGCCGACCTTTTTGGCCGAAAACAAGGTAATTTCCGGTGATTTTAACGATGACGGAATTGTCGATCGCTCAGACCTCAAAATTTTAAAACAATTTCTCAGGCAGTCATCAGACAATTGCGAGGAATGCGATCTCGACAATGACGGTAGGATTACCGTCCGGGATGCTATAAAGCTGATCAGCATGTGCACCTGTCCGAAATGCCATTGTCATTAG
- a CDS encoding iron-containing alcohol dehydrogenase, whose product MLNFNFYNPTKIVFGEGCLKKLNSLVPQNAKVLITYGGGSVKRFGVLDQVKDELSKGSREVLEFGGIPANPRLDILLDAIKIVREEKMDFILAVGGGSVIDGTKFIAVAAVADEYIGRERELMDFGFTPVPVDGAVPFGTVLTLPATGSEMNNGAVISDGEDKLPVFSAHAFPKFSILDPVLTYTLPPTQVANGVVDSFIHTIEQYVTFPVGAGFQDRTAEGILQTLIEVGKTTVDEPENYNARANLVWCSTMALNGLIGAGVPQDWATHMIGHEITALTGLDHAKTLAVIQIANWKIRRTQKKEKLLQYAERVWDIREGDDDARIDLVIEKTETFFHSLGMATRLSDYNIGADIVDKVVVGLKKHGMTGLSEHGDVTLDVSRKILEAAL is encoded by the coding sequence ATGCTTAATTTTAATTTTTATAATCCCACAAAAATTGTTTTTGGTGAAGGCTGTCTGAAAAAATTAAATAGTCTGGTTCCCCAAAATGCCAAAGTGCTTATTACCTACGGCGGAGGAAGCGTGAAGCGCTTCGGCGTTCTGGACCAGGTGAAAGACGAGCTTTCCAAGGGCAGCCGAGAAGTTTTGGAATTTGGTGGTATTCCGGCCAACCCCCGGTTGGACATTCTTCTTGATGCCATAAAAATCGTCCGTGAAGAGAAGATGGATTTTATCCTGGCGGTGGGCGGCGGTTCCGTTATTGACGGCACCAAATTTATTGCCGTGGCTGCTGTAGCTGATGAATACATAGGCCGGGAGCGGGAACTGATGGACTTCGGTTTTACCCCGGTTCCCGTTGACGGCGCCGTGCCTTTCGGCACCGTGCTCACCTTGCCGGCCACCGGTTCCGAAATGAACAATGGTGCCGTAATCAGCGACGGCGAGGACAAGCTGCCGGTTTTTTCGGCCCACGCGTTCCCGAAATTTTCCATCCTCGATCCTGTCCTGACCTACACCTTGCCTCCCACCCAGGTGGCCAACGGGGTGGTGGACTCCTTTATCCATACAATTGAGCAGTATGTCACGTTTCCAGTTGGTGCCGGATTTCAGGACCGTACCGCCGAAGGTATCCTCCAGACCCTCATTGAAGTGGGGAAAACCACGGTGGATGAGCCGGAAAACTACAATGCCCGGGCCAATCTGGTATGGTGTTCAACCATGGCCCTCAACGGCTTGATCGGTGCCGGTGTCCCCCAGGACTGGGCCACCCATATGATTGGCCATGAGATCACGGCACTCACCGGCCTGGACCATGCAAAAACCCTGGCCGTGATTCAGATTGCAAACTGGAAGATCCGCAGAACCCAGAAGAAAGAGAAACTGCTTCAATACGCGGAAAGGGTATGGGATATCCGCGAGGGTGACGACGATGCCCGCATAGATCTTGTCATTGAGAAAACAGAAACGTTTTTCCACAGCCTCGGCATGGCGACACGGCTTTCAGACTATAACATCGGTGCCGATATCGTTGACAAGGTGGTTGTCGGCCTTAAAAAACACGGCATGACAGGGCTCTCCGAACATGGAGACGTGACTTTGGATGTATCAAGAAAAATACTTGAGGCTGCGTTGTAA
- a CDS encoding nitroreductase family protein has product MQIQINTEKCKKDKICIIECPFNILRENSDGFPEVIPEAKNLCMRCGHCLAVCPSDALTFDGVAPESCEPALKEVAVDVAAMEALLKNRRSVRVYKNKPVEREKVAHLMDMLRWAPTAKNLQPVHWVLVDDRDKIHELAKMTVQWLEQNNAYPGIAAAWEAGEDMILRRAPLIAIAHTATDALVPVADCSIAVTSLELAATSYGIGSFWAGFFMIAASLHPPIAEYLNLPENHAVYAALALGYPKFKYHHIPERREAKVSWL; this is encoded by the coding sequence ATGCAGATTCAAATTAATACTGAAAAATGTAAAAAAGACAAAATTTGTATTATTGAGTGCCCTTTTAATATCCTCAGGGAAAACAGTGACGGGTTTCCTGAAGTCATCCCGGAAGCCAAAAATTTGTGCATGCGCTGCGGCCACTGCCTTGCCGTATGCCCCTCGGATGCGCTGACCTTTGATGGTGTTGCTCCGGAAAGCTGTGAACCGGCCTTAAAGGAGGTTGCCGTGGATGTAGCTGCCATGGAAGCCCTGCTGAAAAACCGCAGATCCGTTCGCGTTTACAAAAACAAACCTGTTGAACGGGAGAAGGTGGCTCACCTTATGGACATGCTGCGCTGGGCCCCCACGGCAAAGAACCTTCAGCCGGTTCACTGGGTGCTGGTGGATGACAGGGATAAGATTCATGAACTGGCAAAGATGACCGTCCAGTGGCTGGAGCAGAACAATGCATATCCGGGTATTGCCGCGGCCTGGGAAGCCGGTGAAGATATGATTTTAAGGCGTGCCCCCCTCATTGCCATCGCCCATACGGCAACGGACGCGCTCGTTCCGGTAGCAGACTGCAGTATTGCCGTAACATCCCTTGAACTGGCGGCCACCTCCTACGGTATCGGGAGTTTCTGGGCTGGTTTTTTCATGATAGCAGCAAGCCTGCATCCACCGATTGCCGAATACCTGAACCTGCCTGAAAACCATGCGGTATATGCGGCATTGGCCCTTGGATATCCCAAGTTCAAGTATCACCATATTCCTGAGCGCCGGGAAGCCAAGGTCAGCTGGCTTTAA
- a CDS encoding 4Fe-4S binding protein has protein sequence MKKPIANTPEDLPYRKLQQHLDRQPVGFPPSTDGADIRLLKHVFSPEEAAIATCLSHEPQPVEVIFDRARHMVPSMGALKEHLTAMVKKGGIECHPKNNRIVYANLPLVVGIYELQINRLTPEFIRDFKAYTSKKSFGISFLGTSRSQMRTIPINKSIVPDLPVAEYNHILHLLEKADPPFVVLPCICRKKKTLQGAPCKQTKREETCMAMGSIAQTLIKMEVGRQITKTEVMKIISRNQEEGLVLQPSNTQKIDFLCSCCSCCCSMLSLQKKLPLPLDFWETGFRAELSTESCVACGQCADKCPVQALSFPEPANEQKKKARPFIDPDRCIGCGQCIAACRPGALSLVPRPGQAPPPTNRDELNAELLAHKNQPLARTRVVGKLAKGVIVKRDLRLLKN, from the coding sequence ATGAAAAAACCGATTGCCAATACCCCGGAAGACCTGCCCTACAGAAAATTACAGCAGCACCTGGACCGGCAGCCGGTTGGATTTCCGCCGTCGACCGATGGTGCGGATATCCGGCTGCTCAAGCATGTTTTTTCACCTGAAGAGGCAGCCATTGCCACCTGCCTGAGCCATGAGCCCCAACCTGTGGAAGTTATTTTCGATCGGGCCCGCCATATGGTTCCATCCATGGGCGCATTGAAAGAGCATCTCACAGCCATGGTCAAAAAAGGGGGCATTGAATGCCACCCAAAAAACAACCGGATTGTTTATGCAAATCTTCCCTTGGTGGTAGGGATTTACGAACTTCAGATCAACCGCCTCACACCGGAATTTATCCGGGATTTCAAGGCCTATACATCGAAAAAAAGTTTTGGCATCTCCTTTCTCGGCACGAGCCGGTCACAGATGAGGACTATCCCCATCAATAAAAGCATCGTCCCGGATCTGCCGGTGGCAGAGTATAACCATATTCTTCACCTCCTTGAAAAGGCAGATCCTCCGTTTGTAGTTCTGCCGTGCATCTGCAGAAAAAAGAAAACACTGCAGGGGGCACCCTGCAAACAAACCAAGCGGGAGGAGACCTGTATGGCCATGGGCAGCATTGCCCAGACCCTGATTAAAATGGAAGTGGGCCGGCAGATAACAAAAACTGAAGTCATGAAAATCATCAGTCGGAACCAGGAAGAGGGCCTGGTTCTCCAGCCATCTAACACCCAAAAGATTGACTTCTTATGTTCCTGCTGCAGCTGCTGCTGTTCAATGCTGAGCCTGCAAAAAAAACTGCCCCTGCCACTGGATTTCTGGGAGACAGGGTTTAGGGCTGAACTATCCACTGAATCTTGCGTGGCCTGCGGACAATGTGCGGATAAATGTCCCGTCCAGGCCCTGTCCTTTCCCGAACCGGCCAACGAACAAAAGAAAAAAGCCAGGCCGTTTATTGATCCGGACCGTTGCATCGGCTGCGGCCAGTGCATTGCAGCATGCAGGCCCGGGGCGCTGTCGCTTGTTCCCAGGCCCGGGCAGGCCCCGCCCCCGACAAACCGAGATGAGCTGAACGCAGAACTGCTGGCCCACAAAAACCAGCCCCTGGCCCGAACCCGGGTGGTCGGAAAACTGGCCAAAGGGGTTATTGTGAAACGGGATCTTCGCCTTCTGAAAAATTGA
- a CDS encoding LEA type 2 family protein, which translates to MNKAFFTSLLLPIIFILSSCAPLQPGFETPVVSISSFEALPSQGVVPQFEIGLHIVNPNRTALKLKGVVYTISLEGHKLMTGVTNKLPVIEAYSEGDILLNASVDLFSSIGFFTDLIRNQNLEKISYQFNAKLDVGTLHPVIKVTKEGELSLSSKQPN; encoded by the coding sequence ATGAACAAAGCATTTTTCACGTCTCTTCTTCTCCCTATTATTTTTATTCTTTCTAGCTGCGCACCACTTCAACCCGGATTTGAAACTCCTGTGGTAAGTATTTCAAGTTTTGAGGCACTGCCATCACAAGGTGTCGTCCCGCAATTTGAAATTGGGCTACACATTGTGAATCCCAACAGGACTGCGCTTAAATTAAAAGGTGTGGTATATACAATTTCCTTGGAAGGCCACAAATTAATGACTGGTGTGACAAATAAACTTCCAGTGATTGAGGCGTATAGTGAAGGGGATATCTTGCTAAACGCATCTGTTGACCTATTTAGCAGTATCGGTTTTTTCACCGATTTAATTCGAAACCAGAATTTAGAAAAAATATCTTATCAATTTAATGCAAAACTAGATGTGGGTACACTCCATCCAGTTATAAAAGTAACCAAAGAAGGAGAGCTCTCTTTAAGCTCAAAACAACCAAACTAA
- a CDS encoding cache domain-containing protein, whose protein sequence is MKNLSIKFKLFLSYAVIFMIILSLGFSLLFLQVRGALGQKIKKELNQSNQTITDMIETTATVSIRNHLKAIAQKNREIASYFYQKFLDEEISEPDAKNKAAQVLLSQTVGDTGYLYCVDSKGIIVVHPQKGVLGQDLSFHKFIQKQISEKEGYLEYEWKNPGESLERPKALYMSYFEAWDWIISVSSYKSEFLRLIDIEDFKNRVLNLTFGETGYSFILNSKGDAVIHPELTGNVLAMNDANGYPFVREMIRLKKGYLTYWWKNPSEQHPREKFVAFDYIPAFDWIIISSSYTREVFSSLYDIQKTFLVILILVILISGGITLIVSTTITNPLLRFIRQLEKRAPDDWSSRLADEGNDEIGKLSTSFNRFMDRLDAYRKELISEIKIRKKAEKDLEHLKNLSDIIDSMPSILIGVDNHGIITQWNKKAQQATGISSESATGRPVHNVFPQMSNRMELIRQAIEGQRVTSESRHTRTQNNQTVFEDVTVYPLQAKGMKGGVIRIDDVTQLVRMEEMMIQSEKMMSVGGLAAGMAHEINNPLAGMLQNAIVMKSRLENPDMPANQRTAQELGISTTDIKSFMEKRGIFRMLEAIHSSGLRAAEIVNSMLSFARKSDADVSPHYPDQLLDQILELVATDYDLKKKYDFKSIKIIKEYADNLPMLPCESAKIQQVILNILRNGAQAMQDANTASPMFTIRIYAERASQMICIEIEDNGPGMDEETRLKAFDPFFTTKPVGIGTGLGLSVSYFIIIENHKGTIDVISEPGKGANFIIQLPIQRKSK, encoded by the coding sequence TTGAAAAATTTATCGATAAAATTCAAACTGTTTTTATCTTACGCCGTCATATTCATGATCATATTGTCGTTGGGTTTTTCTTTGCTTTTTTTACAGGTGCGTGGTGCCCTTGGGCAAAAAATCAAAAAAGAGTTGAACCAGTCCAACCAGACGATTACAGATATGATAGAAACCACGGCAACGGTTTCAATCAGAAATCATTTAAAGGCCATTGCGCAAAAAAACAGGGAAATTGCATCCTATTTTTACCAAAAATTTCTGGATGAAGAAATTTCGGAACCCGATGCCAAAAACAAGGCTGCGCAGGTGTTATTAAGTCAGACCGTCGGGGATACCGGCTATCTTTACTGCGTCGACAGCAAAGGGATTATCGTTGTGCACCCCCAAAAAGGGGTGTTAGGCCAAGATCTTTCTTTTCATAAATTTATCCAGAAGCAGATATCGGAAAAAGAAGGGTATCTGGAATATGAATGGAAAAATCCGGGTGAAAGCCTGGAACGACCCAAAGCCCTTTACATGAGCTACTTTGAAGCCTGGGACTGGATCATTTCCGTATCGTCCTATAAATCCGAATTTCTACGGCTCATCGATATTGAAGATTTCAAAAATAGAGTTTTGAATCTCACCTTTGGCGAGACCGGATATTCTTTTATCCTGAATTCGAAAGGGGATGCCGTGATCCACCCCGAATTGACCGGTAATGTTTTGGCTATGAACGATGCCAACGGATATCCCTTTGTTCGAGAAATGATCCGGCTGAAAAAAGGATACTTGACATACTGGTGGAAAAATCCTTCCGAACAGCATCCCCGAGAAAAATTTGTGGCGTTTGACTATATACCGGCATTTGACTGGATTATTATTTCATCTTCTTATACCAGAGAAGTGTTTTCCTCATTGTATGACATACAGAAAACATTTCTTGTGATTTTAATTCTGGTTATTTTAATTTCGGGAGGGATTACGTTAATCGTAAGCACGACCATTACAAATCCGTTGCTTAGATTTATCCGTCAGCTTGAGAAAAGGGCGCCGGATGACTGGTCTTCCCGGTTGGCAGATGAAGGAAATGATGAGATTGGCAAACTTTCAACAAGCTTTAACCGGTTTATGGACCGGTTAGATGCCTATCGCAAAGAGCTGATCTCCGAGATCAAGATCCGCAAAAAAGCAGAGAAGGATCTTGAGCATTTAAAAAATCTGTCTGATATCATTGATTCAATGCCGTCAATCCTGATTGGGGTGGACAATCACGGCATCATCACCCAATGGAATAAAAAGGCCCAGCAGGCCACCGGAATTTCTTCTGAATCAGCCACGGGGCGTCCCGTTCATAACGTTTTTCCCCAGATGTCAAACAGGATGGAACTGATCCGGCAGGCAATTGAAGGACAGCGGGTCACTTCGGAGTCACGGCATACCAGGACGCAAAACAACCAAACGGTTTTTGAAGATGTGACAGTATATCCGTTGCAAGCTAAAGGGATGAAAGGGGGTGTTATCAGAATTGATGATGTTACCCAGCTGGTGCGCATGGAAGAGATGATGATTCAGTCTGAGAAAATGATGTCTGTAGGCGGTCTTGCCGCAGGTATGGCCCATGAAATAAATAATCCCCTGGCAGGCATGCTCCAGAATGCGATTGTTATGAAATCACGGTTGGAGAACCCTGACATGCCGGCAAATCAGCGTACCGCCCAGGAACTTGGCATATCCACAACAGATATCAAATCTTTCATGGAAAAAAGAGGGATTTTCCGTATGCTTGAAGCCATCCATTCATCCGGATTACGAGCTGCAGAAATTGTTAACAGTATGCTCAGCTTTGCAAGAAAATCCGATGCCGATGTGTCTCCCCATTACCCGGATCAGCTTCTGGATCAAATCCTTGAACTGGTTGCAACGGATTATGACCTGAAAAAAAAATACGATTTTAAATCCATTAAAATTATAAAAGAATATGCTGACAACCTGCCTATGCTGCCTTGCGAAAGTGCTAAAATTCAACAGGTGATTTTGAACATTTTACGTAACGGTGCACAGGCGATGCAGGACGCAAATACGGCATCTCCAATGTTTACCATCAGAATCTATGCTGAAAGAGCATCTCAAATGATATGCATAGAAATAGAAGATAACGGTCCCGGCATGGATGAAGAAACGCGTTTAAAGGCCTTTGATCCGTTTTTTACAACAAAACCTGTTGGGATTGGAACCGGATTGGGTCTGTCAGTGTCGTATTTTATCATCATTGAAAATCATAAAGGCACAATAGATGTTATTTCCGAACCGGGTAAAGGAGCAAATTTTATTATTCAACTTCCGATTCAGAGAAAAAGTAAGTAA
- a CDS encoding ABC transporter ATP-binding protein: MNVLSNHFASEPVLDVQDLSKAFSVNSEQTPVLSGFCFQADPGEFICIIGQSGCGKSTLLKLLAGFIPPTSGRILFKGKNITAPGPDRCVVFQEDALFPWLTVAENIGFGLKGRGLSAAEKQARVNRFLDLVGLTEFKDYLPREISGGMKQRVALARVLVLSPEVLLMDEPFAALDAQTREQMQNLLLSLWEQLKQTIVFVTHDVREAVTLADRTMVMGRITEETTINPTHMVPIPLNRPRIQNRREFIELAAQLKAMVSRS; the protein is encoded by the coding sequence ATGAATGTCCTGTCAAATCATTTCGCTTCGGAACCTGTTCTGGATGTACAGGACCTGTCGAAAGCATTCTCGGTCAACAGTGAACAGACCCCGGTGCTGTCGGGCTTTTGTTTTCAGGCTGATCCTGGGGAGTTTATCTGTATTATAGGGCAAAGCGGTTGCGGTAAATCCACCCTGCTCAAATTGCTGGCCGGATTTATTCCGCCGACATCCGGCCGGATTCTGTTTAAGGGAAAAAATATAACCGCCCCGGGGCCGGATCGTTGTGTGGTCTTCCAGGAGGACGCTCTTTTTCCCTGGCTCACCGTGGCGGAAAATATCGGGTTCGGTCTGAAAGGAAGGGGCTTGTCTGCCGCTGAAAAACAGGCCCGGGTAAACCGGTTTCTGGACCTTGTGGGCCTGACCGAATTTAAAGATTATTTGCCACGGGAGATTTCAGGGGGGATGAAGCAGCGGGTGGCCCTGGCCCGGGTCCTGGTGCTCAGCCCCGAGGTCCTGCTTATGGATGAACCCTTTGCTGCCCTGGACGCCCAGACCCGGGAGCAAATGCAGAATCTGCTTTTATCCCTGTGGGAACAATTGAAACAGACCATTGTATTTGTTACCCATGATGTACGGGAAGCGGTGACACTTGCGGACCGAACCATGGTAATGGGCAGGATAACAGAAGAAACAACTATAAATCCCACTCACATGGTTCCCATTCCCCTGAACCGTCCCCGTATTCAAAACCGTCGCGAATTTATTGAATTGGCAGCACAGTTAAAAGCTATGGTTTCCAGGAGTTAA
- a CDS encoding ABC transporter permease, translating into MYRILPWILPATALCAWGVVSKLDWLPPYLLPSPGEILDTAGIYIFGTDGQGPYAGRFVRDALASLGRVGLGFCLATVFGLTLGVWSGRVPAAARLLNTPVNGLRAVPGITWLPLAMVWFGIGLKTTVFLVALAAFFPIYLNAASGAAQVNPLLLQAGAMMGVDRIRGTFAILLPAAMPAIVTGLRLGLGISWAYLVLGELSGVSVGLGAVIMDARMLGRIDMIVVGIILIALMGQASDWLLKNALKFCFNSVARQL; encoded by the coding sequence TTGTACCGAATCCTTCCCTGGATTTTACCGGCCACAGCCTTATGTGCATGGGGGGTGGTATCAAAGTTGGATTGGCTGCCGCCTTATCTGCTGCCATCGCCGGGAGAAATTTTGGATACTGCCGGGATCTATATCTTCGGGACGGACGGGCAGGGGCCCTACGCCGGTCGTTTTGTAAGGGATGCACTGGCCAGTCTGGGCCGGGTCGGACTGGGGTTCTGTCTGGCCACGGTATTTGGACTGACTCTGGGTGTCTGGTCCGGCCGGGTTCCTGCCGCGGCACGACTGCTGAACACCCCGGTGAACGGGTTGAGAGCTGTGCCAGGCATCACCTGGCTGCCGCTGGCAATGGTCTGGTTTGGTATTGGTCTGAAAACCACGGTGTTTCTGGTGGCGTTGGCTGCGTTTTTTCCCATTTATCTGAATGCCGCCTCCGGGGCCGCCCAGGTCAACCCGTTGCTTCTCCAGGCCGGGGCCATGATGGGGGTGGACCGCATCCGGGGCACATTTGCCATTCTTCTGCCGGCTGCCATGCCGGCCATTGTCACCGGCCTGCGGCTGGGTCTGGGGATTTCCTGGGCATACCTGGTACTCGGAGAGTTGTCCGGTGTGTCTGTCGGGCTGGGGGCCGTGATCATGGATGCCCGGATGTTGGGGCGCATTGACATGATCGTGGTGGGGATTATCCTCATCGCCCTTATGGGGCAGGCCAGTGACTGGCTGCTGAAAAACGCATTAAAATTTTGTTTTAACAGTGTGGCGCGTCAGCTATGA